TCATTTGGTTAACCGTTTAACATCGAAGCTGACATCAGAGGTGAAAAATGGCACTTTGCTGTCGTCATCTATCTCTATTTGGTAGTGCAGTGTTACAGGGAAGCCAGCAGGGTTATGGTGCTTCAGTTCCAGCTGATAGTCTTCAAAATCCATTTGTTGTTTGGTCTCGTTTAACTCAAAGATTTGCGTAAAGAGTGCATTAGCGGCTTGCGGGTTACTTACACTCTGGCTGGCGGGTATCAGGCTTTGCTGGCCTGTTTCGTAAAGGGTAACCCGTGAACCTGTGCGCTCAGCGGTGAGTTTAAAGTACGGCGGTTGCTTCTGGCCAGAGTTAAAGCCGGGCAGGTGGATATTTAGGGTAAAGTTTTCGTAGCGGCCGTAGTCGGTTTCTTGGTAGTTATCGACCGTGAGAATAGGTTTATAAAGCTGATGACAAAAGGCCGTGAGTTCTTTTTCTGCTGTTTTGTGCACTGAGGCGTCTTCCAGCGCTTCATAGTAGGCCAGGCGGCCGGCTATATCCGTAAGGTTGTCGTCGTATTTATATGCATTGCCTTTACCCCAGAATGTACCTTTCAAGAACAGCTCCATATCACTGACTTGCAGGTAACTGTGCCAAAGCCCAAGTACTATACCGGCAACGGCTAAGATAATGCCGGTGACCGCGACCAGCGGGGCCGCCGGGCTTACCAGTGCAACGATTGCACAGCCCAGTGCAAGAGTGTTCACACCTCCAGAAGTAATGCCTACAGCTTTCGTAATCAAACTCTCATCTTTGTTGAAATCCCGGTGGATATTAAAACCGCTGCTGATCACCGCAAGCAGGTTGCCGACAACGGGGAGCACTTTGTAGCCAGCGCGGCCAGAGCGAACAAATAATTTACTGATAATATTCTTTGTATTTACAGTTTCCTCAAACCGCCTAATAGTGGTAAAGCTAAGTCCTTTTAGAGTGGTATGAGTTTTTATGCCGATATCTTGTAGTAGTACCTTTGAAGCAGCTTTCATTGCCGCTTCGTCGCCCGCAAACAGAATGCGTTGAATCAGAACGAAGCTGGTTTGAACCAATCCAGATAGCGATGAAAAGAGATTCACAAAATCTTTTGCGGATGCTTGTTCGGATCTCAATGATTGGGTTACAGAGTAAAAGTTAAATACTTGTCCCAAAAACAGAATCCCTAACCCTTTACCGGCAAATTTCTCGAAGGCTTTACCAGCTTTTTCTACGGTTTGTACTACTGTTGCATCGCTTTTTACCAGGCCTGCTTTGTCGAGTTGGCCGACAAACCATTTAGCAGTGGGGGTTAGGGTTTGTTCAACTTTACCGACAGGGGCGGGCTCTGCCAGATTAAGGGCCCTGACTCTGATATCGCTTTCAATGGCAGCAGCCAGAGGCGTGGGGCGTGTACCGAGCGCCTGGCTAGCCTGTTGTTGAAAGTTGGACTGAATATCGTTGAGCATGGTGCTCATTTTGTATTGGGTGCTGAACAGGTTGTAGCCGTAACGGTAGGACTGGCGTTCCATTAACAGGAAAAACGCGGATTCGCCGGGTGTATGAACGCCGAGCTGAGCAAGGCGTTCGCCGAATACGAGGTTAAGCTGGTCGGTTGCCAGCGTTGCTCTGACATTCTGCCCGGTAAAGAAGTCAGTATAGGTTTTAGACAGGCTGCCGTAATTGATACCGGATGCGGCGATCAGTTGTTTATTGACCTTGTTGGCTTCCTGAAACACCTTGCCTGCCATCATTAGCAATATGTACCAGCCGGCGCCTTCCTGTTCGGCAAATTTTTCGTCGGGGTTCAGGTTTACTACAAACTTATCGACCCAGTCATTGCGAAGGGCAGCGCCTTTGTCTGACGTTTGCAGGTTCAGAGTCATGTTGCTCAGGGCGGCTTCCAGCTTTTCCA
The DNA window shown above is from Aliamphritea ceti and carries:
- a CDS encoding toxin VasX; protein product: MPNYTIQPGDSLSAIAQKHNVSLDALKQANPAILPPDYAIRTGDQLVLPAGAKATNTSTTTAASPSKSSEGQRSNDAAKANFRATNGVMAQCPNQKEWIVVMPLRYGVQQKHGDSFQPQKLKISGLKSLQKHIYVPRPLMPGYVYLYSQKQGHILEAEYGDNGPSSACCAAGNAPAEAISGTNLQAQKDDTIELLYTPCQLPGNLVAAFQQNDSLRKQYFKTVSVTAARGPGTANASPLCELPGFLTDCNVASEQFDWSIQSIQPDAANRLLAAANSAAPDNHIAVVLPDPITITTELALLFDAQYDVAMTSIAQTQHPYLIGKTTEQLLNKLTQNDYDRNVPAYTIKTVRQSQPSAGRILNPNNVKLAWELTPVYGYDTLVIPRDQDGINAAKTQNRERAKQNYIEQLNYGPMQDFLATRDDYTQNLGKALDEEATDWLKWLDSKELNLALSFYTAPANPVAENLEKLEAALSNMTLNLQTSDKGAALRNDWVDKFVVNLNPDEKFAEQEGAGWYILLMMAGKVFQEANKVNKQLIAASGINYGSLSKTYTDFFTGQNVRATLATDQLNLVFGERLAQLGVHTPGESAFFLLMERQSYRYGYNLFSTQYKMSTMLNDIQSNFQQQASQALGTRPTPLAAAIESDIRVRALNLAEPAPVGKVEQTLTPTAKWFVGQLDKAGLVKSDATVVQTVEKAGKAFEKFAGKGLGILFLGQVFNFYSVTQSLRSEQASAKDFVNLFSSLSGLVQTSFVLIQRILFAGDEAAMKAASKVLLQDIGIKTHTTLKGLSFTTIRRFEETVNTKNIISKLFVRSGRAGYKVLPVVGNLLAVISSGFNIHRDFNKDESLITKAVGITSGGVNTLALGCAIVALVSPAAPLVAVTGIILAVAGIVLGLWHSYLQVSDMELFLKGTFWGKGNAYKYDDNLTDIAGRLAYYEALEDASVHKTAEKELTAFCHQLYKPILTVDNYQETDYGRYENFTLNIHLPGFNSGQKQPPYFKLTAERTGSRVTLYETGQQSLIPASQSVSNPQAANALFTQIFELNETKQQMDFEDYQLELKHHNPAGFPVTLHYQIEIDDDSKVPFFTSDVSFDVKRLTK